The region GACATGGTTCGACTTCCATTCTAACTGTAGCTCCACAAGGTGTTTATCTTTCAAATTTGCCTCTAATGCATCTAAAGGATTCACAATATTCTGCACCTCATTAATTGATAGCTTTCCATGAAGATTGAGTCCTCCTAGCTGCTTAACACTGGACTCACCATTTCTATcgaccaaaaacatattcaatacATGAAGATTCTTCAATTCTTCAAAATTCAATGGCATCTTTGTCACTTTTGTATCTTCAAATTCCAGACAATGCAATTTGGTGAGTTTATGCAAATTTGAGGGCAATTCCTCCAGATATGAACAACCGTTCAACTTCAGTATTAGCAAGTTATAGAGCACACTGATTGACTCAGGTAGTTTTTGGATGTAAGTACGCGAAAGGTCTAACGAATGAAGATGTTTAAGATCACCAACAGAATCAGGTACCTCTCTTAGATCGGAATATCCATCCAAAGATAATACGCGTAAAAACTTCAACTTGGAGAACAATTCATGTATCAAAGTCTTGAATTGACAAGGAAGCTTATAATGGTAAGATTTAGTTGTTGCAGTTTCTCTAATTGGAAGAAATGAACGCATTCTTTTAGCATCAGTTAAGCTCCCTAAACCATCAAAACATCTTGCGTCTTCCAATCTAAATGAAAAATGACGGGTTGTGTTGGGTACAAAATTTCCTTTATCAAATTTGAATCTGAAACAGAAGTTTGCACAAACATATTTTGCCAAATCATTCAGAAGGTCATGCATAGAGAAACGTGTTTTGATGCTTGATTGAAGAAAGAATGACCTCGTTAGTAGATCTTCAAAATACTGTTCACCAATTTCTTCTACATTATTGATATGTTGAGAGTGATGGAGAAAACCTTCAGCCATCCACAACAAAATTAATTCCTTCTTGTCAAATTCATAATCTTTTGGAAATAATGCACAATAAGCAAAGCACCTCttgagatgagaaggaaggtgCTGATAACTTAATAGTAGAGCAGgcataatttcaacttctttGGGTAAATCCCATATGTCGCTTTCCAGTACGCTTTGCCAATCTGAAATGGATGACTTTGTGCGGAGAAGACTTCCAATTGTTTTCAGAGCAAGAGGTAATCCTTTGCACTTTTCAACTATTCTTTTGCCAATCTCCTTTCTCTCATCATTcaattcatcatcatcattttttaGTGCATGCTTTTTAAAAAGTTTCCAACATTCCTCTTCTTCTAATTGCTTTAGCCTATGCACTTCAGACATCATGTTAGAAGCAACTTTCTCACCACGTGTTGTGACAATAATTCTACTTCCTGGTGCCCCACAACTAAGAGGAGTTCGCACAGCTTCCCATTCTTCTCGTCTTTCGTTCCAAACATCATCCAGAACAAGAAGAAATTTCCTTcctgatattttttctttcaatcttcCATGAACCATTTCCAGGTCTCCGCTATCATCTTTAGATTTAGTGATTGCTTCAAGAATTGTTTTTGTAACTATCAAAACATCAAAATGGTCGGAAACACAAACCCAAGCTCTGATATCAAATTTAGCCTCGTCTATCTTTGGGTCATTGTATACATGTTGGGCGAGTGTGGTCTTACCCAACCCACCCATTCCCACAATGGAAAGTATTGATGGCTGGTCATGATTCTCAGTTTCAGATGTGAGccaatttaaaatcatttctttgtctgCATCTCTTCCATAAATAACACTTTCAACCACCAAAGAAGAAGATGGCAATTTCTGTGACTCTTTGCTACCTGATCCATCACCAGAGTAAATACCCTCTTTCAAACCGAGAGCACCCTTTTGCTTTGCAAGATATTCTAGTTTCTCTAGGACATCTCTCATCTCTGattcaattttcttgttaaatGAGGTGAAAGTAGAGTTGAAGAAATTTGATACCTTGGACGTAAGGGTTTGTGGGTCTGATCGAGCTTCCACTTGGCATCTGGTGAGTTCATACTCTATTTCCTTCAAGAGATCCTCTGCATCGAAGACAACATCTTTGACAGCAAAAAGCCAAGCTTTGATGTGTGGATTTCTGAACTGTTTTTGTTCAGCATCATCAGCGAGATTATTGATTGAGTGCAGCACGATGTTCAGTTTGCTAAGCAGCTTCTCATCAAGTTTTCTTCCACGAAAGAACTGTACAACTTGAGGAGAAGCCAGCCTGTCGAATGCAACCTGAAGAAAACCGGAAAGAAGAGCACCACCAACAAGTTCCGCTGCCATGGCAGGGGTTGAGAAATGGTGAATGGAAATGTATAATTTGAAGTGCAGTTTACGAACCACAATGCGGAAATTAATAGTTAGGTATTTTACCATTTACGGTGAATTGACTCTAAGAACATTGACTCGGTGCAGACTTGACTTTAAGTCTTTCGGACAAAGCAAACTTCCCTGAGCTTTGTAACTTAATGATCCGTTGGAATCGAAGGTTAAGTCACTCGTAAACCGTGATTGTCCGATTAAGAATGGATGGTTGAAATATAGGATGAGTTTGATTCAGTCTCATCTAAATTTGAGCGGTTGGATTCGCATTCAACGGTTTTGATGAATTTAATGTGTGAAACAATAATTACACCAATTCCACCAGgtatttagttattaaaaaaaaaagttaacttttatatttataaaaaaggaaaaaaattaaaaggtaactgttacatttttctttttccttatttGTTTATCTCTAATAACATTTGTAGCTCAACTTGTGCTAAATAGATGTATGTATCTTATGCTTTCCCTTGTTCTTTCTGTtttctatcttttatatatCCGCATTTTATGAGCTACAAGCTCTAAGATggaattttatataaaaataaataaataaattgtgcTAAATAAGGTTCACCAATTGGCATAAAAAGATGTTAAGGTACTTTAAATTATGTAGCACAGATCTTGGTCAATTATTATAGTATACGTAATAAAttgtattcaattttttttcttcttccaattAAAATTGGGGCTTTAGGATTTAAGTATGCAAAACGTAAATTGGGAAGCAAAATTAAAAATCGAAATCAATATATCTATCCACATACTCAAACCCtcaaacaatttgaaaattatagttCTCTAGATATTTGATTCCAATATTAGGAAAAAAAGAACAAACTCAAATTAGCTAACGATGAGTGCAAGAATTCAATTTGTGTTGTTTGATGTTCACCCCCTAATTGATCCTCAGATATTTTGTTTTTCGTTATTTAATATCAAAAgcgaaaatagaaaa is a window of Vigna unguiculata cultivar IT97K-499-35 chromosome 4, ASM411807v1, whole genome shotgun sequence DNA encoding:
- the LOC114182592 gene encoding putative disease resistance RPP13-like protein 1, with protein sequence MAAELVGGALLSGFLQVAFDRLASPQVVQFFRGRKLDEKLLSKLNIVLHSINNLADDAEQKQFRNPHIKAWLFAVKDVVFDAEDLLKEIEYELTRCQVEARSDPQTLTSKVSNFFNSTFTSFNKKIESEMRDVLEKLEYLAKQKGALGLKEGIYSGDGSGSKESQKLPSSSLVVESVIYGRDADKEMILNWLTSETENHDQPSILSIVGMGGLGKTTLAQHVYNDPKIDEAKFDIRAWVCVSDHFDVLIVTKTILEAITKSKDDSGDLEMVHGRLKEKISGRKFLLVLDDVWNERREEWEAVRTPLSCGAPGSRIIVTTRGEKVASNMMSEVHRLKQLEEEECWKLFKKHALKNDDDELNDERKEIGKRIVEKCKGLPLALKTIGSLLRTKSSISDWQSVLESDIWDLPKEVEIMPALLLSYQHLPSHLKRCFAYCALFPKDYEFDKKELILLWMAEGFLHHSQHINNVEEIGEQYFEDLLTRSFFLQSSIKTRFSMHDLLNDLAKYVCANFCFRFKFDKGNFVPNTTRHFSFRLEDARCFDGLGSLTDAKRMRSFLPIRETATTKSYHYKLPCQFKTLIHELFSKLKFLRVLSLDGYSDLREVPDSVGDLKHLHSLDLSRTYIQKLPESISVLYNLLILKLNGCSYLEELPSNLHKLTKLHCLEFEDTKVTKMPLNFEELKNLHVLNMFLVDRNGESSVKQLGGLNLHGKLSINEVQNIVNPLDALEANLKDKHLVELQLEWKSNHVCDDSEKEKKVLENLQPSKHLEHLSITNYGGTQLPSWVFNNSLSNLVFLRLKSCKYCVCLPSLGLLSSLKTLEIIGLKGISSIGVEFYGSNSSFMSLETLNFMDMKEWEEWECKTTSFPRLQHLFVNRCPKLKGLSNQLLHLKHLVICYCDKLIISETNMDTRSLEFLKLNSCPLVSIPTTHYNLLKEMSIDDGCDSLTTFSLDFFPNLCYLYLRRCRNLQRISQEDTHNHLQRMTIAVCPQFESFPTQNLKLLPKHMQVLLPSLNQLWIIDCPQVEMPPDGGLPSNVKLMYLSNVKLMASMRVNLDNTLQIGKLDVECFPDEGLLPRSLTTLLITESPNLKRLNYKGLCHLSSLTLNGCTNLECLPEEGIPKSISSLTIWDCPLLQKRCQNPEGKDWEKIAHIQQLRVGKWE